Part of the Triticum aestivum cultivar Chinese Spring chromosome 4D, IWGSC CS RefSeq v2.1, whole genome shotgun sequence genome is shown below.
CTGGATGACTCCCTGACAGTCAATTCGTGTGGTGTGCATTGTTTGGCTCAAGGAGGAAGTAAAATGTGTTACTGTATGCATTTGGCCCACTGATTTAATTTATAATGTGGTTTAATTCTTTTAGAAATATCCATGAAAACTAAATAACGCcaattaattagtgttaattatTTTTTAGAAAGAATTGACCTAACAATTAAATGCCATATTACCTTGATTCCAAACTGGCAAGGCAAGATTGTACAAAAGTTTAGCACAATATATTTTGTTTGTGTCTAGCTCGTTTACTAATTAATAAGCCAGATAAGGAACAAGTATCTCGTGGTAGCATGTTAGAGTAGTTGAAAAAATAGTATTTATACGGAAAATATGGTTTGTGCATAATATTGCATCAAATCCGAAGTCATAAAAACACACCTACTGTAAACAAAATAAGATCCCTGTACTATGTTCTAGCTAGGTTTCCGTACACAAGGATTTGTACTTGGTTGACCACTGGAAACGACTCATTAATAATTTATTATCGACTACCTATATGTTGGCTTCAATATATTGTACCACTGGTCTGTCCACATTTTTACAAATAAACTCCTAACTTGTGATGACTTAAAATATATGGGGTACATATGTATAGTAAAAATCCATGGATCCCATGCTAAGACTCAGTTAAATAAGGGCCGTAAACCCTCAAACAAAGAGAATAAACCAGACAGCATAAATTATGTCACATGTACAAATAGTACGAGGGATGTATGATGCATTTGAACAGCCTAAAAGGAAAATATTGAAACGCCTTCTCACCTCATGAAGCGATTGTAGGCAGATGGCAGGCGGTGTTTCTTCTCTGGGGCTAGTCAAATTAAAAGAAATACTGATCAGAAACAAAGATCTTAGTATCTTTTTCCCATCTTTGTTAATCTAATTAGTTTTCCTAAACCAAAAACAAAATTTAAACAAGTAAATCTTGCTCCAGCAGCATGGAAGAGCAAAAAACTAGAAAGAAAAGAAGGAAGAGGTAATGAAGTTTCTTGCTACTTACGCTTGACAACAAAGGGAGCTCTGGGGCTGGCATCACTTGATGTCGGCGAGGCCAGCGGTGGCAGCGGCTGGTTCCTCCTGCAGTCAGTGCACCCCTAACAGCCGGAAATATGTGTACACATCAGAATCAAGATCTCAAAATGACATGTACGGATCGAGGTTGATAATATCAATATTTCCTAGAAAACATTCCCAGATCTTCACGAGCCATCAAAACTAGTAATGAATGCATCTGCTTTCAAAATATGAGTTAGGACATGGAAGAACCATGAATGCCCCGAAAAAAAAAACCCCCCATGAATGCACAGGAGAGCTGCTGCTAGCTCGCTTCTGCATGCTGCCTTAAAAAACACCAACCGGCTTTTGCAGTGGTCAGATGTTTCCCAGGCCACAGATGAGCAAAAGAAATCTTTTGTTGTCCAGCGTTGTCTAATCTTGCCTTGCAAATAGTACTTTTgagcagctcaaggagagagagagagagagagagagagagagagagagagagcacaaacAAAGATAGCAAAGAAAAGGCAACACTGGCGCAATCTGAAAGAAAAGCAAGAGAGGACCATATTTCATGAGAAAATCCTGCACGCCATGCGCCACGATTTACTTCTTTGTGTGTTTTACTTTTTTTTTCGTCAGTGCAGCTACCTATCCTGCACCGTCCGTCCTCATTACTTTCTCTCTCCTCATAACAAGCATACCATATCTCTTTAGAAAGAGAAATAGcaagaagataaaccccaaattAAAGTTGATGCAAATATATAAATGGATAGGGGGCAGCGAGACGAAAGTGAGACCTGGAACGGCCCCATGGGGTGGTGGTGGTCATTTGGGGAGAGGGGCTGCACCATGGGCGGCGGCCGTGGGCTGAGAAAGGAGAGGTTGTTGCAGTGGCCGCATTTCACAGTCACCGTGTCCATCAGCCTCTTGCATGGAACCCCAACCTGCAGCTACCCAGAAAACACAAGATCAATCACACAATGACATAAACTGTGTGAACCACTCAGCTCAGCTGATTCCCTTGCATGGCGCTACCGCCCTTGTTAATTTGTGCAAGAAATCTGAAAGAACAAAGAAAGAGGGGGTGCATGCCAAAGAGGAAGGCAGGGAGAGGATAGAACATTCTAAATTGGGAGTCATGTCCAATCTCATGCATGTTACAAGAAAGAAGAGGTGAAAAATAAAGAGTATGGAGGTCTGGGAACCACCAGACCTAATGGAGGTAAAAAAATGGAACATGACACACTAGCTATCAGCAAGACAAAAGCACCAGGAACCAACGAAACAACTGCATAGAAAAAGAGCTGTACACACGACACATCAATCATGTCGCATGAACACTAATACTAGTAAGTGTCCCCTCCTCCAATCAGGGAGAGCTAGCAAAAAGCCGGACTGATCTGGCTTCCTACTCTCCCTTGCGAGTAAGGTAATAAAAAAAATGCTAGGACAAAACAAAATCCATGATCATCGCAAAGCTCCTACTAGCCCAGTAGCCAGTAGCACCGGTTTCTCGAGGAGTTTACCGCGAGCACGGTGTTGCAGTACGTGCAGCGCACGTAGCAGAGGTGCTCGGACGGCGACACCAAATCCATGCTCTGCATGCTCGCTAGCCAACGGACGACCGGTCGTTCCGGCAGTGGGTGGCCGGCGTCGGTGGGACGGAGAGGTCAAGAGTGAGCTTTGGCGCCCGCGAAGAGCCAACAGAAGACAAGGATGCGGAGGGTAGGAGGGtgggaggtagaagaagaagaagaaggtggaggaggggggcgagtGTGTGTAGAGAGGTCTCCGGCCTGGAGAAGATGTGGTAGGGTTTCTACTCTCGCAATAATGAGAGGGCGGGGAGGGGGCGGGACCCACGTACGCCCACGCATCGTTAGACGGACACCCATAAAGTTGCCCGAGACAAGCAAGATACACGATACGCGCTAGCTGCTGAGCCGTTGCCCCGCATACTCGCAGCGCGGTGGTGTAGTGCGTCTCAAGGGAAAGAGGAACTGTCACaccgcggccggccggccggcctgctCCACCTCCTCCCACCTAGCCCCTCCATCCTAGCTGCTACTTCCGATCGAGTGATCCATCCATCCAATTGAAATCGTGCGAGGCGACGCCATGGTGGGAGCAGTGGCACATCCATCGATCCATCCAATTGCGCCTTTGCTACCTCTCCTGTTGCGTTTTGTACGACTACGACTACCCGGCTTTTGATCGGTCGATCTATCGGTGTAGGCCTATGTACATACGTACCGTCGAATAACTCGGGGTAGATCGACTTGAGTAGTTTGACCCGACATGTGCGCGTTCAGTTTGGTCGAGTACTGTGAGGATACAGCATGGTACGGCCGAGACTTGTCCATCGGTGCGCATCACGTATGGTGTCCTGTGAATTCACTCACAGGATCCTATGTACTGCGATGTGTATGAGTGTGATCGCCTGCTCAATGCATGAGATGCATGTCCAAGAGGTCGATCTCCGAGGGGAGACATTGCACGAAACGCTGATGGCGACCTCTCAAGTTCCCATCTGATGCTCTATCATGTGTGTTACGCTGTTGTTTTCGCCGTTGGTGTTTTGGGTTCTCAAAGAAACCTCACTTTCTGAGGCTAGATGGAGGGTCCGGCTACATTTACGCAACACGGAGAATACCTAACTTCTTTGTTCTGTTTTCCTCTTCGACCTAAAGAAGCAGCGGTATTTTTCCCTTGTCTTGCAAAAACAGAAAGATATCACATCTCTAGAAGCTCTGTTCACGGCTGTCGTGGTTACAATTACATTGAAGCAAAAGCCCTACCAATAGTTTTGGGGGACACTCTTCTAACCTTGTGTGTAGCATCATTTCGCTTAATCATGGTAGCTCTTGTTCTTAGAAGACATTGTGGCAGAAAACATCCCGACAGAATATTAGTGGTATTAGAAGGTTTTGTCCACAGCTGTTCTTATGTTGAGAAGCCTAGCATGAAAACAGATTCCTACAGGGAAACAAGCAGCTGAATATGTATACCTTGTCATACATGATCTTACTAGCTGCTACAAATGAACAAGAATGTTATACTCACAAGTCAGACGCATGCATGCTTGCTAGCATAACTGGTAGTAGGACGCACGTACGATTTCATGCGTAtcaatagatatatatatataagaggttaTATAATTGTCGGTCTAGTTTACATAACTTGGTTATACGGATAACATGCGCTCTACTGATCAGCGGCCACTCAGGTGTTATTTCACGAGTTTTGCTGAGCATGTACAATTGTAACAAAAGCTGCTTTCTAGCACATACTTTTTCAGAAACCTGACGATTGCCAGTGAAAGGAAACGTAAGCGAGAAAGAACAGTTACTGACGTTTTTCTTATCATCATTAAAGATCCGCGTGGGCACGAGCACGATGATATTATTAGGTTTAACTATTCATGACACAACAAGACGTGGACGGAAGATTTTCTCTCTGGGCAGGCGGCAAAAAGACGAAGCACGCATGCATGACAATGTCCCTAAAAATATTTTCTGCGCTTCGAGGATCGCTATTTGCTCGTGCAGTGTGACAGCATATCACAGCTCATCTTACTATTTGACCATCGGCGACAGAATAgtgtccacacacacacaaaaaaacttaCCACGTGGTTAAGCCCCACCTATCACTGTGTGCAATGAAGGCATCACCCTCGACAAAAATTATAAAGCCATCAAAAAATGAAACGTGTGCGATGGCGAACACATCCCACACGATTTCGGAAGGTTAACTATGTGTGATTCCTTGCACAGTTCTAGTGATGGAAGCATGCATGATGAACACACTTTTTGTCAAAACAAAGCGTGTGTGCTACAAAGCGCATGGTGGTATTGTCTGCAGATTATAATAGACAATTCGTTTTAATAAACCATGTGAGATACACCTAAGAAGTAGTATGTTCACATAATTTCAATAACCGAAATTTTCCTGGCCTGGCTGCACAAACAATTAAAAACATGCATAAAACAGTAAATGATAAAGGAAGCGAGATTCCTAGGTTCTTAACAACATGAAATATTCATAACATATATAGAGACTATGCATAAAAGGATTAATTGGTCATCAAGTTCACCTTGGCATGCTGTGGTGCGAGCCCTCTGCCTCCTCTGCTGTTATGGAAGGAGACAcatcctcatgtcaacaatccacCTTGACATGTTGTAGCTTTGCGTGCAGGAGGAAGACAATGTTGATCACATCTTATTGCAGTGCGTCTATGCGCGAGAAACTTGGCATTGCTGTTTGAACATGCTTCAACTCGCCATTCATTGGCCGGTGATAACAGAGACATTCATGGAGTGGTGGCTGAGGCGACAAAGGTTTAGGATGGATGAGTGAAGAGGTTTCGCCTCATTCGTGATTTGCATGGCATGGTTATTGTGGAACCAAAGAAATGCTCATGTTTTCAACAGAGGGTATCAACAAGTTCGGGCTCAATCTTGCGGCAAAAATACTAGATGAGAGATCAAGGAATGGAGAGCGGCACTTAATTGAGTAGGAGGTTTACATCGTTTTGCGAGAGAGTAGTCTAGCTAGTTATGTGGTGCGGGTGTGCCTACGACGATGTTTACATCTTGCTAGGTCTCTTCTAACAATTTTTTCTCCCTTTTATAAAAATATGGTATGCGGTTTGCGTACTCTCAAAAAAATAGCATGTTGTACCTTGTGCAGGCATCCTTGGCAGCGTACGTGTTGTGCTCTGGACTCAGTCTTTCCTCCCAGTTCGAGCGCCAGCTGCGCTTGTCAACAATGCCATCCTTCATGCCGAGATAGGAGGTGTCGATGATGGCCCTAGTGAGGTTAACCAGGGATTTCTTCTAATTCCCGTGACAACTATATATCTTGTATTACTTCCGGATGTCGACGTGGTTGAATTCCGGAGCAACATTGCATCGTTGGCGGTGTCCACCATAGCAAATTCATATTCCTCGCTATTGACGAACCTGGCAAAAT
Proteins encoded:
- the LOC100049017 gene encoding protein DROOPING LEAF isoform X2 is translated as MQSMDLVSPSEHLCYVRCTYCNTVLAVGVPCKRLMDTVTVKCGHCNNLSFLSPRPPPMVQPLSPNDHHHPMGPFQGCTDCRRNQPLPPLASPTSSDASPRAPFVVKPPEKKHRLPSAYNRFMREEIQRIKAAKPDIPHREAFSMAAKNWAKCDPRCSSTVSASNSAPEPRIIVPGPQLQERATEQVVESFDIFKQMERSA
- the LOC100049017 gene encoding protein DROOPING LEAF isoform X1 is translated as MQSMDLVSPSEHLCYVRCTYCNTVLALQVGVPCKRLMDTVTVKCGHCNNLSFLSPRPPPMVQPLSPNDHHHPMGPFQGCTDCRRNQPLPPLASPTSSDASPRAPFVVKPPEKKHRLPSAYNRFMREEIQRIKAAKPDIPHREAFSMAAKNWAKCDPRCSSTVSASNSAPEPRIIVPGPQLQERATEQVVESFDIFKQMERSA